The following proteins come from a genomic window of Sorghum bicolor cultivar BTx623 chromosome 3, Sorghum_bicolor_NCBIv3, whole genome shotgun sequence:
- the LOC8074113 gene encoding cytosolic sulfotransferase 15: MAQVHSEIKESSTNESSNSEADLVARLPTREGWATPLTLYNQCWLRSHTVGKFMAVRDNFKPRGDDIILATHPKSGTNWLKALAFTIFNRSRCSLDNNHQQHPLLTTTPQMAVPFIGFSSTGGGDLDHLETLPSPRLLSTHLPLSLLPPAVSTLGCRVVYLCREPKDAFVSRWHFENMIGTGAPVGLDAAFAMFCEGCSPFGPFWEHYLEYWNESSARPREVMFLRYEQMASDTLQVARKLATFLGVPFTQEEDDRGVAQQVVSFCSFDSLRSFQANKASPDGVEVAGGKLFFQRSSVFRKGKVGDWTNHMSKEMGQELDRLVEDNFKGSGLVF, encoded by the coding sequence ATGGCGCAAGTTCACTCTGAAATCAAAGAGAGCTCCACTAATGAAAGTAGCAACAGTGAAGCTGATCTTGTAGCTAGACTTCCCACAAGGGAAGGATGGGCGACACCTCTCACCCTCTACAACCAGTGCTGGCTGAGATCACACACGGTAGGAAAATTCATGGCCGTGAGAGACAACTTCAAGCCCCGCGGCGACGACATCATCCTGGCGACGCACCCCAAGAGCGGAACCAACTGGCTCAAGGCCCTCGCCTTCACCATCTTCAACCGCTCCCGCTGCAGCCTCGACAACAACCATCAGCAGCACCCTCTGCTCACGACCACCCCACAGATGGCCGTGCCCTTCATCGGCTTCAGCTCCACGGGTGGTGGCGACCTCGACCACCTGGAGACGCTGCCGTCGCCGAGGCTGCTGTCGACCCACCTTCCCCTCTCGCTGCTCCCGCCCGCCGTCTCCACCCTCGGCTGCAGGGTGGTGTACCTCTGCCGGGAGCCCAAGGATGCCTTCGTCTCGAGGTGGCACTTTGAGAACATGATCGGCACAGGGGCCCCCGTCGGCCTCGACGCTGCCTTCGCCATGTTCTGCGAGGGCTGCTCTCCTTTCGGCCCTTTCTGGGAGCACTACCTTGAGTACTGGAATGAGAGCTCGGCGAGGCCACGAGAGGTGATGTTTCTCAGGTACGAACAGATGGCGTCTGACACGCTCCAGGTTGCCAGGAAGCTTGCGACCTTCCTCGGTGTCCCCTTCACTCAGGAGGAGGACGACCGTGGAGTTGCCCAGCAGGTTGTCAGCTTCTGCAGCTTCGACTCGCTTCGCAGCTTTCAAGCTAATAAAGCATCGCCAGATGGTGTTGAGGTGGCAGGGGGCAAGCTTTTCTTCCAGCGCTCTTCCGTGTTTAGGAAAGGCAAGGTCGGGGACTGGACCAACCACATGAGCAAAGAGATGGGACAAGAATTGGATCGCCTCGTGGAGGACAACTTCAAAGGATCTGGTCTGGTGTTCTGA
- the LOC8074114 gene encoding cationic peroxidase SPC4: MSRAPTLAAAAAVAAVVLICSSSTATAADGNARQPPLAPGLSFDFYKRSCPKAESIVRSFVQDAVRRDVGLAAGLLRLHFHDCFVQGCDASVLLDGSATGPGEQQAPPNLTLRPTAFKAINDIHDRLHKECGGTVVSCSDVLALAARDSVVVSGGPSYKVPLGRRDSASFATQQDVLSGLPPPTAAVPALLAVLSKINLDATDLVALSGGHTIGLGHCTSFEDRLFPRPDPTLNATFAGQLRRTCPAKGTDRRTPLDVRTPNAFDNKYYVNLVNREGLFTSDQDLFSNARTRALVDKFARSQRDFFDQFAFSVVKMGQIKVLTGTQGQIRTNCSARNAAGTTMLPWSVSVVEEAADESLGVF, from the exons ATGTCTCGTGCTCCTACgctcgctgccgctgccgcggtGGCGGCCGTCGTCCTCATCTGCTCCTCCTCAACGGCTACCGCGGCGGACGGCAACGCGAGGCAGCCGCCGCTGGCCCCGGGCCTGTCCTTCGACTTCTACAAGCGCAGCTGCCCTAAGGCGGAGTCCATCGTGCGGAGCTTCGTGCAGGACGCCGTGCGCAGGGACGTCGGCCTCGCCGCCGGCCTCCTCCGCCTCCACTTCCACGACTGCTTCGTGCAGGGCTGCGACGCCTCCGTGCTCCTCGACGGCTCCGCCACCGGGCCGGGAGAGCAGCAGGCGCCGCCCAACCTCACGCTGCGCCCCACCGCGTTCAAGGCCATCAACGACATCCACGACCGCCTCCACAAGGAGTGCGGCGGCACCGTCGTCTCCTGCTCCGACGTCCTCGCGCTCGCCGCACGGGACTCCGTCGTCGTG TCCGGCGGGCCGAGCTACAAGGTGCCCCTGGGTCGTCGCGACAGCGCGAGCTTTGCGACGCAGCAGGACGTCCTGAGCGGGCTCCCGCCGCCGACGGCCGCGGTGCCGGCGCTCCTCGCCGTGCTGTCCAAGATCAACCTGGACGCGACGGACCTGGTGGCGCTGTCAGGCGGGCACACCATCGGGCTGGGCCACTGCACGTCGTTCGAGGACCGCCTGTTCCCGCGCCCGGACCCGACGCTGAACGCCACCTTCGCCGGCCAGCTCCGGCGGACATGCCCGGCGAAGGGCACCGACCGCCGGACGCCGCTGGACGTGCGCACGCCCAACGCGTTCGACAACAAGTACTACGTGAACCTGGTGAACCGTGAGGGGCTCTTCACCTCGGACCAGGACCTCTTCAGCAACGCCCGCACCAGGGCCCTCGTCGACAAGTTCGCGCGCAGCCAGAGGGACTTCTTCGACCAGTTCGCCTTCTCCGTGGTGAAGATGGGGCAGATCAAGGTGCTGACGGGCACGCAGGGGCAGATCCGCACCAACTGCTCCGCACGCAACGCCGCCGGGACGACGATGCTGCCGTGGTCCGTCTCcgtcgtcgaggaggctgcagATGAGAGCCTCGGCGTGTTCTAG
- the LOC8077409 gene encoding syntaxin-61 gives MSSAQDPFYIVREEIQDSIDKLQSTFHRWEQTASNTGEYVHLTKELLTSCESIEWQVDELEKTISVASRDPAYYGLDEVELSRRRNWTGSARKQVGTVKRAIEKGKSNAATSKYQDTSRTNHYSAQDNDDFISSESDRQLLLMRQQDEELDELSESVQRIGGVGLTIHEELSGQERILNDLSLEMETTSNRLDFVQKRVAMVMKKAGIKGQIMLIAFLVVLFIILFVSVFLT, from the exons ATGAGCTCGGCGCAGGATCCGTTCTACATCGTCCGGGAGGAGATCCAGGACTCG ATTGATAAACTGCAAAGTACCTTCCACCGCTGGGAGCAAACTGCTTCAAACACAGGAGAATATGTTCATTTGACAAAGGAGCTTCTGACCAGCTGTGAAAGCATCGAGTGGCAG GTAGATGAGCTGGAGAAGACAATCTCAGTCGCATCAAGGGATCCAGCATACTATGGACTTGATGAAGTTGAGCTTTCCAGACGAAGAAACTGGACTGGTTCTGCTCGTAAGCAG GTTGGTACAGTCAAGAGAGCTATTGAAAAGGGCAAGAGCAATGCAGCAACTTCAAAATACCAGGATACAAGCAGGACCAACCACTATTCTGCCCAAGACAATGATGACTTTATTTCTTCAGAATCAGATAGGCAGCTTCTACTCATGAG GCAGCAGGatgaagaacttgatgagctcaGTGAAAGTGTCCAAAGGATTGGTGGCGTAGGGCTAACCATACACGAAGAGCTGTCTGGACAG GAAAGGATCCTTAATGACTTAAGCTTGGAGATGGAGACTACTTCCAACAGACTTGACTTTGTGCAG AAAAGAGTGGCCATGGTGATGAAGAAGGCTGGCATCAAGGGTCAGATCATGTTGATCGCATTCCTGGTTGTTCTGTTCATTATTCTTTTCGTTTCGGTGTTCTTGACATAG